A window of the Verrucomicrobiota bacterium genome harbors these coding sequences:
- a CDS encoding bifunctional alpha,alpha-trehalose-phosphate synthase (UDP-forming)/trehalose-phosphatase: MRLVIVSNRLPFTVSLKDGAPRFKHSAGGLTTGLWSYLERRSASAEQPEFVWLGWPGASIAPEHQEAVREYGEREFRASPVFLSEESMGRFYLGFSNRTLWPLFHYFPSLVRYEEEYWEEYKRVNQVFCDALLNILGPEDVVWVHDYQLMLLPRLLRERLPDLSIGFFLHIPFPSFEVFRLLPGVWRTEIIEGLLGSSLVGFHTHDYTRHFLGCVLRTVGCEHQLGTLTLSDRVVKVDTFPMGIDFEKFAQVALSPETEERVSKLQEKCAEQKVIFSVDRLDYTKGIINRLRGYDLFLKRNPPWHGKVVFVLAVAPSRTEIKAYQAMKQEIEEAVGRITGAYGTVHWTPLIYQYRNLSFDEIVAMYRFCDVALITPLRDGMNLVAKEFIASRPDQTGVLVLSETAGAAKEMGEAIVINPYYNGEIAQALEQALALPASEQIKRNQLMQERLRRYDVNRWAEDFIQALLATQRLEAAQRARSLIGKARSALIQQYRTASRRALLLDYDGTLVPFVGDPRLARPDPDLLDLLTALGSDSANDLAIVSGRPRADLEEWFGHLPLALVAEHGVWLRPKGADWRALKVITTVWKTQVRPILQLYVDRLPGALLEEKEFSLVWHYRRADPEQASQRAKELLDDLADYTRNIDVQVLEGNKVIEVRNTGVTKGTAATEWLAGMTADFILAIGDDWTDEDLFRALPPPAFSVRIGLAQTAARYHLNSHTAVRRLLRELSEVTREVAP, from the coding sequence ATGCGTTTAGTCATCGTTTCCAATCGGCTCCCGTTCACGGTGTCGCTCAAAGACGGCGCGCCGCGCTTCAAGCACAGCGCCGGCGGATTGACCACCGGGCTGTGGAGTTATCTGGAGCGGCGAAGCGCGTCGGCGGAGCAGCCGGAATTTGTCTGGCTGGGCTGGCCCGGCGCGAGCATTGCGCCGGAGCATCAGGAAGCAGTCCGGGAGTACGGGGAACGCGAGTTCCGGGCCTCGCCGGTCTTCCTTTCCGAAGAAAGCATGGGCCGGTTTTATCTCGGCTTCTCGAACCGCACGCTGTGGCCGTTGTTCCACTATTTCCCGTCCCTGGTCCGATATGAGGAGGAGTACTGGGAGGAATACAAACGGGTGAACCAGGTTTTTTGCGACGCGCTGTTGAACATCCTGGGCCCGGAAGACGTCGTGTGGGTCCACGATTACCAGCTCATGCTGCTGCCCCGGCTGCTGCGGGAACGGTTGCCCGATTTGTCCATTGGCTTCTTCCTGCACATTCCGTTTCCCTCCTTCGAGGTGTTCCGCTTGCTGCCCGGCGTCTGGCGGACGGAAATTATCGAAGGGTTGCTGGGCAGCAGCTTGGTCGGCTTTCACACTCACGATTACACGCGGCACTTTCTGGGTTGCGTGCTGCGGACGGTCGGTTGCGAACATCAACTCGGCACCCTCACCCTGAGCGATCGCGTGGTGAAGGTCGATACGTTTCCCATGGGAATCGACTTCGAGAAGTTCGCCCAAGTTGCCCTCTCGCCCGAGACCGAAGAACGCGTGAGCAAGCTCCAGGAGAAATGCGCGGAGCAAAAAGTGATCTTCTCCGTGGACCGCCTCGACTACACCAAAGGCATCATCAACCGCCTCCGCGGCTACGATTTGTTTTTGAAACGCAACCCGCCATGGCATGGAAAAGTCGTATTCGTGCTGGCCGTCGCGCCGTCGCGCACGGAGATCAAGGCTTACCAGGCCATGAAACAAGAAATCGAAGAGGCCGTGGGCCGCATCACGGGCGCGTACGGAACGGTCCACTGGACGCCCCTGATCTATCAATATCGAAACCTCAGTTTTGATGAAATCGTGGCCATGTATCGGTTCTGCGACGTGGCGTTGATTACGCCGCTGCGCGACGGGATGAATCTCGTCGCCAAAGAATTCATCGCGTCGCGCCCGGATCAGACCGGCGTCCTGGTCTTGAGCGAAACCGCGGGCGCCGCAAAAGAAATGGGCGAAGCGATTGTCATCAATCCTTACTACAACGGCGAAATCGCCCAGGCGCTCGAGCAAGCCCTGGCCTTGCCGGCTTCCGAGCAAATCAAGCGCAACCAGCTCATGCAGGAAAGGCTCCGGCGCTACGACGTGAATCGATGGGCGGAGGACTTCATCCAGGCGTTGTTGGCTACCCAGCGACTCGAGGCGGCCCAGCGCGCGCGGTCCTTGATCGGCAAGGCGCGGTCCGCGCTGATTCAGCAATACCGCACCGCCTCGCGCCGGGCTTTGTTGCTGGATTACGACGGCACGCTCGTCCCGTTCGTCGGCGATCCCAGACTGGCGCGGCCGGATCCGGACCTGCTGGACCTGCTGACGGCGCTGGGAAGCGATTCGGCCAATGACCTGGCCATCGTGAGCGGCAGGCCGCGCGCCGATCTCGAAGAATGGTTCGGTCATTTGCCGCTGGCGCTGGTGGCCGAGCATGGCGTCTGGCTCCGGCCCAAAGGCGCGGACTGGCGGGCGCTGAAAGTCATCACGACGGTCTGGAAAACGCAGGTCCGCCCCATTCTGCAACTCTACGTGGATCGCTTGCCGGGGGCGTTGCTGGAGGAAAAGGAATTCTCGCTCGTGTGGCATTACCGCCGCGCCGACCCCGAACAAGCGTCGCAGCGGGCGAAAGAGTTGCTCGACGACCTGGCCGATTACACGCGGAACATCGACGTGCAAGTGCTCGAAGGCAACAAAGTCATCGAGGTCCGCAACACGGGCGTCACCAAAGGCACGGCGGCGACGGAATGGCTGGCCGGGATGACGGCGGATTTCATTCTGGCCATCGGCGATGATTGGACCGACGAAGATTTGTTTCGCGCTTTGCCGCCGCCGGCCTTTTCCGTGCGGATTGGCCTGGCGCAAACCGCGGCGCGCTATCATCTGAACAGCCATACGGCGGTGCGGCGTCTGTTGCGCGAATTGAGTGAAGTGACTCGCGAAGTTGCGCCATGA